The following are encoded together in the Campylobacter devanensis genome:
- the glnA gene encoding type I glutamate--ammonia ligase: MGRFVNSVDEFFEYCDENEVKFVDFRFTDLKGTWHHVSYNIKAINKDSFNGIPFDGSSIDAWQPIHKSDMMLIPDVETAFLDPFTADTTIIVICDVYDIYKNDLYEKCPRSIAKKAMQHLKESGIGDVAYFGPENEFFVFDNVRIIDKQNCAMYEVDTEEGEWNDAKDYKDGYNSGHRPRAQGGYYPVQPIDSMVDLRAEMVNVLEQVGLETFVVHHEVAQGQGEIGVKFGTLVEAADNVQIYKYIVKMVAHLNGKTATFMPKPLYGDNGSGMHVHQSIWKDGKNLFYKAGTYANLSDMARWYIGGVLRHARSVAAFTNPSTNSYKRLIPGFEAPSILTYSCQNRSASCRIPYGSGEKSVRAEFRFPDSTACPYLAFAAMLMAGLDGIKNKIEPVGPMDEDLFELTLDEIRERGIEQLPHTLRGSLEAVIRDNKYLSAIMTDHFIETYQHYKFETQVWPYEQRPTPFEFKTVYSC, from the coding sequence ATGGGTAGATTTGTTAATAGCGTTGATGAATTTTTTGAATATTGTGATGAAAATGAAGTTAAATTTGTAGATTTTCGCTTTACTGATCTTAAAGGAACATGGCACCATGTATCATATAATATAAAAGCAATTAATAAAGATTCTTTTAATGGAATTCCATTTGATGGTAGCTCGATTGATGCTTGGCAGCCTATACATAAATCAGATATGATGCTTATACCTGATGTTGAGACTGCGTTTTTAGATCCATTTACTGCTGATACAACTATCATTGTAATATGCGATGTTTATGATATTTATAAAAATGATCTATATGAGAAGTGCCCTCGCTCAATTGCTAAAAAGGCCATGCAACACTTAAAAGAGAGCGGAATTGGTGATGTAGCGTATTTCGGGCCTGAAAATGAGTTTTTTGTCTTTGATAATGTCAGAATTATAGACAAACAAAACTGCGCAATGTATGAAGTAGATACCGAAGAAGGCGAATGGAATGATGCTAAAGACTATAAAGATGGTTATAATAGCGGCCACCGCCCAAGAGCTCAAGGTGGATACTATCCAGTCCAGCCGATTGACTCAATGGTGGATTTAAGGGCTGAGATGGTAAATGTATTGGAGCAAGTTGGTCTTGAAACCTTTGTTGTTCATCATGAAGTCGCTCAAGGCCAAGGCGAAATCGGTGTGAAATTTGGAACATTAGTAGAAGCTGCTGATAATGTGCAAATTTATAAATATATAGTCAAAATGGTAGCTCATTTAAATGGCAAAACGGCTACATTTATGCCAAAACCTCTATATGGCGACAATGGTAGTGGTATGCATGTCCATCAAAGTATATGGAAAGATGGCAAAAATCTATTCTATAAAGCTGGAACATATGCTAATCTAAGCGATATGGCTAGATGGTATATCGGTGGCGTATTAAGACATGCTAGAAGTGTAGCTGCATTTACTAATCCAAGCACAAATAGCTACAAAAGATTAATTCCTGGCTTTGAAGCACCAAGCATTCTTACATACTCTTGCCAAAATAGAAGTGCTAGTTGTAGGATTCCTTACGGCTCTGGTGAAAAGAGTGTAAGAGCTGAGTTTAGATTTCCTGATAGCACCGCTTGTCCATATCTAGCATTTGCAGCTATGTTAATGGCAGGACTTGATGGTATCAAAAACAAAATTGAGCCAGTAGGGCCAATGGATGAGGATCTATTTGAGCTAACTCTTGATGAAATTAGAGAGCGTGGAATTGAGCAGCTACCTCATACACTAAGAGGAAGTCTAGAAGCTGTAATCCGTGATAATAAATACTTAAGCGCTATAATGACAGATCACTTTATAGAGACTTATCAACACTATAAATTTGAGACTCAAGTATGGCCATATGAGCAACGCCCTACTCCGTTTGAGTTTAAAACTGTATATTCTTGCTAA
- a CDS encoding chemotaxis protein produces the protein MTQEELDALMAEDLSDLTSSVDNTNTDNVSDTSLDEPDLTEDADAVVQNSGHVVTHDNYRVSSISAWPPPPPTDDHKVVNQLDDVTKDSEKKATEMFDKLETISGFCLDAENTSNDAKTCIARNIEVFEILHEKFPNVQTFSELLELNKNLDNKIDSIISNVQMGQDEIMMTMDMMQYQDIHRQKIERVINVMRALSKYMNSLFEGKIDDEKRVGSAMHIEGDTTTEDVVSNADIEALINSLGKK, from the coding sequence ATGACACAAGAAGAATTAGATGCTTTAATGGCTGAAGATTTAAGCGATTTAACTAGCAGTGTAGATAATACAAATACAGATAATGTAAGCGATACTAGTCTTGATGAGCCAGATTTAACCGAAGATGCTGATGCTGTGGTTCAAAATAGCGGCCATGTCGTTACGCACGATAACTATAGAGTAAGTTCAATAAGTGCGTGGCCACCACCACCACCGACAGATGATCATAAAGTCGTTAATCAACTAGATGATGTTACAAAGGATTCTGAAAAAAAAGCCACTGAGATGTTTGATAAGCTTGAAACTATTAGTGGATTTTGTCTAGATGCAGAAAACACATCAAATGATGCTAAAACTTGCATTGCAAGAAATATAGAGGTTTTTGAAATTTTGCATGAAAAATTTCCAAATGTTCAAACATTTAGCGAACTTTTAGAGCTTAATAAAAATCTAGACAATAAAATAGATAGTATTATAAGCAATGTTCAAATGGGACAAGATGAAATTATGATGACGATGGATATGATGCAATATCAAGATATTCATCGTCAAAAAATAGAAAGAGTTATCAATGTAATGCGTGCGCTAAGTAAATATATGAATAGCCTATTTGAAGGTAAAATTGATGATGAAAAACGTGTTGGTTCAGCTATGCATATTGAGGGCGATACAACAACTGAAGATGTTGTAAGTAATGCTGATATAGAAGCTTTAATCAACTCATTGGGTAAAAAGTGA
- a CDS encoding RepB family plasmid replication initiator protein codes for MKIEVEKGDLSYANEMNMTLVFPESFTASDFNMFFTSIKAYRNKQILSLEVNKMAKEFLFSFSRYLYFNLHEFCGIKSKYSKSVFRILIQFKNVKSNFKGEKELTLTKKQFRNLLSIPINFLKSSQILKL; via the coding sequence ATGAAAATAGAAGTTGAAAAAGGTGATTTGTCATATGCAAATGAAATGAATATGACTTTAGTATTTCCAGAGAGCTTTACTGCTTCGGACTTTAATATGTTTTTTACTTCGATAAAGGCTTATAGAAATAAGCAAATATTGTCATTAGAAGTAAATAAAATGGCTAAAGAATTTTTATTTAGTTTTAGTAGATACTTATATTTTAATCTACATGAATTTTGTGGTATTAAAAGCAAGTATTCAAAATCTGTTTTTAGAATACTTATTCAGTTTAAAAATGTAAAATCAAATTTTAAAGGTGAAAAAGAATTAACCTTGACTAAAAAACAATTTAGAAATTTATTATCTATTCCAATTAATTTTCTTAAAAGTAGTCAGATTTTAAAGTTATAG
- a CDS encoding peptidase U32 family protein: MKKPELLSPAGNLTKLQIALAYGADAVYASVGNFSLRQRSAKEFDLESFEEGVRLAHKSGAKFYATINGFPYNTQLDNLKKHIKTISEFGVDAFIIATPGVMKLAKEIAPNIEIHLSTQANVMNYLDAQIYHEMGASRIVAAREMSLKDAVLIKEMIPSLELEIFCHGSMCFAYSGRCLVSAVQSGRLSNRGSCANDCRFNYELYAKSPENGALFRLEEDEYGTHIMNSKDLNLSKHIERILQTGAVDSLKIEGRTKSEYYAACATKAYRMAIDDAIAGKFNPEIYAAELNTLKNRGFSDGYLIHKPYERDDTQNHTTSIEEGTHQVHAISLDGKSFKTKFKIDTKYEYEIFAPVNAVIDSVENEIGAIYKKDDNKYYVKFKKLVSTKGKEFDEIHSGNENEINLPANLPEFSFLRKEIIEGE, from the coding sequence GTGAAAAAGCCAGAACTTTTAAGCCCAGCTGGAAATTTAACCAAACTTCAAATTGCTCTAGCTTATGGTGCAGATGCTGTGTATGCGAGTGTGGGTAATTTCTCTTTGCGTCAAAGAAGTGCAAAGGAATTTGATCTTGAAAGTTTTGAAGAGGGTGTTAGACTAGCGCATAAAAGTGGAGCCAAATTTTATGCCACGATAAATGGTTTTCCATATAATACTCAGCTTGATAACCTTAAAAAACATATCAAAACAATTAGCGAATTTGGCGTTGATGCCTTTATAATCGCTACGCCTGGGGTTATGAAACTTGCTAAAGAGATCGCTCCAAATATAGAGATACATCTATCTACTCAAGCAAATGTAATGAATTATCTAGATGCTCAAATTTATCATGAAATGGGCGCTAGTAGAATAGTAGCAGCTCGTGAGATGAGCTTAAAAGATGCTGTATTAATTAAAGAGATGATTCCAAGCCTAGAATTAGAGATATTTTGTCATGGCTCGATGTGTTTTGCATACTCTGGTAGGTGTTTGGTTTCGGCTGTCCAAAGCGGTAGATTAAGTAATCGTGGAAGTTGTGCTAATGATTGTAGATTTAACTATGAATTATATGCTAAAAGTCCTGAAAATGGAGCTTTATTTCGTTTAGAAGAGGATGAGTATGGCACGCATATAATGAATTCCAAAGATCTAAATTTAAGTAAGCATATAGAGCGAATTCTTCAAACCGGTGCTGTAGATAGCCTAAAAATTGAAGGTCGAACAAAAAGCGAATACTACGCAGCTTGCGCTACAAAAGCCTATAGAATGGCTATTGATGATGCAATTGCTGGTAAATTTAATCCAGAAATTTATGCTGCAGAGTTAAATACACTTAAAAATCGTGGATTTAGCGATGGTTATCTTATTCATAAACCATATGAGAGAGATGACACGCAAAACCATACTACTAGTATAGAAGAGGGTACGCATCAAGTTCATGCTATTAGTCTAGATGGTAAAAGTTTTAAGACTAAATTTAAAATTGATACAAAGTATGAGTATGAGATTTTTGCTCCTGTAAATGCAGTGATAGATAGTGTAGAAAATGAGATTGGTGCCATCTATAAAAAAGATGATAATAAGTATTATGTTAAATTTAAAAAGCTAGTAAGTACTAAAGGTAAGGAATTTGATGAAATTCATAGCGGAAATGAAAACGAGATCAATCTCCCTGCAAACTTGCCAGAATTTAGCTTTTTGCGTAAAGAGATTATAGAAGGAGAGTAG
- a CDS encoding histidinol-phosphatase, with protein sequence MIVDLHNHTPLCNHATGTPIDYAKAAFNQGCKFYGFSDHAPMNFDQKYRMSFKDMDDYKEAIEMLKAEFKGKMEILFGYEVDYLPGFIDDRVLNANVDYLIGSVHFLNGWGFDNPEFIGEYKNRDIDQIYIDYFDAIKIMAKFGKFDIVGHIDLIKVFNYKPKTDIRIIAKDALNEIKKSGMTVELNSAGLRKPVGEIYPGDEILEMIAQMGIDITLSSDAHSVEQVGLNMDKTIQKAKKFGYNEVAIYQNRDKKMIKI encoded by the coding sequence ATGATCGTAGATCTACACAATCATACTCCACTATGCAATCACGCAACAGGTACTCCAATAGATTATGCCAAAGCTGCTTTTAATCAAGGGTGTAAATTTTATGGATTTAGCGACCATGCACCAATGAATTTTGACCAAAAATATAGAATGAGCTTTAAGGATATGGATGACTATAAAGAGGCAATTGAGATGCTTAAGGCTGAATTCAAAGGCAAAATGGAGATATTATTTGGTTATGAGGTTGATTATTTACCTGGATTTATAGATGATAGAGTCTTAAATGCTAATGTAGATTATCTAATTGGTTCGGTACATTTTTTAAATGGTTGGGGATTTGATAATCCTGAGTTTATTGGAGAGTATAAAAATAGAGATATTGATCAAATTTATATTGATTATTTTGACGCTATTAAAATAATGGCAAAATTTGGCAAATTTGATATTGTTGGTCATATTGATCTTATCAAGGTATTTAACTATAAGCCAAAAACAGATATAAGAATTATCGCTAAAGATGCTTTAAATGAGATCAAAAAAAGCGGTATGACAGTAGAACTAAATAGTGCTGGTCTTCGCAAACCAGTAGGCGAAATTTACCCCGGAGATGAGATATTAGAGATGATAGCTCAAATGGGGATTGATATCACTCTTTCAAGCGATGCACACTCTGTAGAGCAAGTTGGTTTAAATATGGATAAAACTATACAAAAAGCTAAAAAATTTGGCTATAATGAGGTTGCGATATATCAAAATCGTGATAAAAAGATGATAAAAATTTAA
- a CDS encoding methylenetetrahydrofolate reductase: MLKNKIKQGKSGIVLYGLTPPKISLSHDEAKEIALRQLSRLDGIKIDGLVIYDLQDESNRNSSNRTFEFVHTIKPEIYAKDYLQNRYEAVIYKAIGNYNEAEFKEFLQTHSDAISVFVGASSAIDTPKLSLNDAYKMKKEIANDLTLGGICIPERHTKKHDEDLRVASKRVKGCEFFITQAVYDIETAKRFLDDFAALGIRNTPIIFTFTPCGNIKTFEFMQWLGISVSELSRHRIFDSDDALESSVKLSLDMFEFLYKYGLAKGVSVGANIESISTRKVEIDASIRLLKGIIAIIENHSLENTKSKIQSASKFDE, encoded by the coding sequence ATGCTAAAAAATAAGATAAAACAAGGTAAATCTGGAATTGTTCTATATGGTCTTACACCGCCTAAGATTAGCTTAAGTCATGATGAGGCTAAAGAGATAGCACTTAGACAACTTAGTAGGCTTGATGGTATAAAGATAGATGGTCTTGTAATATACGACCTTCAAGATGAGAGTAATCGCAACTCTAGCAATAGAACATTTGAGTTTGTCCATACAATAAAGCCTGAAATTTATGCTAAAGATTATTTGCAAAATCGATATGAAGCTGTAATTTATAAGGCTATAGGTAACTATAATGAGGCCGAATTTAAAGAGTTTTTACAAACTCATAGCGATGCAATTAGTGTATTTGTGGGGGCTAGTTCGGCTATTGATACGCCAAAGCTTAGTCTAAATGATGCATATAAGATGAAAAAAGAGATCGCCAACGATCTAACACTTGGTGGTATATGCATTCCTGAGAGACACACTAAAAAACACGATGAAGATTTGCGTGTGGCATCTAAGCGTGTTAAGGGTTGTGAGTTTTTTATTACACAGGCTGTTTATGATATTGAAACTGCAAAGAGATTTTTAGATGATTTTGCCGCCTTAGGAATTAGAAATACTCCAATTATATTCACATTTACACCGTGTGGTAATATAAAGACTTTTGAATTTATGCAGTGGCTTGGTATTTCAGTTAGCGAGTTATCACGACATAGGATTTTTGATAGTGATGATGCACTAGAGAGCTCAGTCAAGCTTAGCCTTGATATGTTTGAGTTTTTATATAAATATGGCTTAGCTAAGGGCGTAAGTGTAGGGGCAAATATTGAGAGCATTTCTACTAGAAAGGTTGAGATCGATGCTTCGATTAGGTTGTTAAAAGGGATAATTGCAATTATAGAAAACCATTCATTAGAAAATACAAAGAGTAAAATTCAAAGCGCTTCTAAATTTGATGAATAA